The following proteins are encoded in a genomic region of Synechococcus sp. CBW1002:
- a CDS encoding DUF427 domain-containing protein, producing MEARWNDAVIASSDDIVKLEGNAYFPAESLNAVHFRPSSHRSICGWKGEAHYYDVVVGDQVNANAAWFYPDPKSAAAEIRGRVAFWKGVSVS from the coding sequence ATGGAAGCCCGTTGGAATGATGCCGTCATCGCCAGTAGTGACGACATCGTCAAGTTGGAGGGCAATGCCTACTTCCCGGCTGAGTCGCTGAATGCTGTCCATTTCCGTCCCTCGTCGCACCGCAGCATCTGTGGGTGGAAGGGAGAAGCGCATTACTACGACGTGGTGGTCGGCGACCAGGTGAATGCGAACGCCGCCTGGTTTTATCCCGACCCCAAGAGTGCCGCCGCTGAAATCCGTGGCCGGGTTGCGTTCTGGAAGGGCGTATCGGTGAGCTGA
- a CDS encoding phytanoyl-CoA dioxygenase family protein, whose protein sequence is MSKLKYFGHLGDDIDDPLEYFQEQNYIICRGATDLDKIDQVFSIYNDTVVDSDSNYLRQSGLWERHAKTGVGGVANCLLNCHSYEEGDNGMLSSAILSLLGSSSVQKSLSQISGKNNIFKLFQTMLFDHATTPPHQDWIYLDSRPNGHLIAAWVALEDTHLEGIRFYVYPGTHLMAPRSGYLDRQHHAMYDGFLAEIRTYLESRDPQIYAPPLKKGDIFFWGSRIIHGSTPGPDRSLRRRSIAAHFVPDGFGFGNLREDFSLRFKERHGLVYADYALDGEFRQNNPAVLASGVAKGKAAFDLRSFLKLPW, encoded by the coding sequence ATGAGTAAGCTCAAGTATTTTGGTCACCTGGGAGATGATATTGATGACCCGCTGGAATATTTTCAGGAGCAAAATTATATTATCTGCAGAGGAGCCACTGATCTGGATAAAATTGATCAAGTGTTTAGCATCTATAATGACACTGTGGTTGATTCGGATAGTAATTACCTGCGGCAATCGGGCCTTTGGGAGCGGCATGCCAAGACTGGAGTTGGGGGAGTTGCTAATTGTCTGTTGAATTGCCACAGTTATGAAGAGGGTGATAATGGCATGCTTTCTAGTGCAATTCTTTCTCTTCTGGGCTCTTCGAGCGTTCAGAAATCATTGTCTCAAATTAGTGGCAAGAACAATATCTTCAAGCTTTTTCAGACTATGCTTTTTGATCACGCTACCACTCCCCCTCATCAAGACTGGATTTATCTTGATTCCCGGCCTAACGGTCACCTGATAGCTGCTTGGGTTGCGCTTGAGGATACGCACCTTGAAGGAATCAGATTTTATGTCTACCCGGGTACTCATCTTATGGCTCCTCGGAGTGGCTATCTTGATCGGCAACATCATGCCATGTACGATGGCTTTCTGGCTGAAATTCGCACTTACCTAGAGTCGCGGGATCCACAGATTTATGCCCCTCCTCTTAAGAAAGGAGATATTTTCTTTTGGGGTTCGCGAATTATTCATGGATCAACGCCGGGGCCAGACCGCAGCCTTAGAAGGCGTTCAATAGCAGCACACTTTGTTCCGGATGGCTTCGGCTTTGGCAATCTGCGGGAAGACTTTTCGTTGAGATTCAAGGAAAGGCATGGTTTGGTTTATGCTGACTATGCGTTGGATGGCGAATTTCGGCAAAACAATCCTGCAGTGCTGGCCTCGGGAGTCGCCAAGGGAAAGGCCGCCTTTGATTTGAGGTCCTTCCTGAAGCTTCCATGGTAG